A single window of Gemmatimonadota bacterium DNA harbors:
- a CDS encoding aryl-sulfate sulfotransferase, translating to MASRVTGVPRPVGISVYEPDRSWNGYTVYAGGEIIDMNGNLVKHFDLSQLGKIMPGGYILGDRRYNGPRMERGRELVQLDWDGNEVWHYNKTEQIEIDKKKIWSAKQHHDFEREGSPTGYYAPGLDPIIEGGNTIVLAAKEVERPHIAPGVLHGDCILEVNWNGDTVWEWQSVDHFDEMDFSEEAKNAIYRGGRVGADPYDWVHSNSVSYLGPNKWYDAGDERFHPDNFIWDGRHTNTIAVISKETGKIAWKVGPDYSLTSELRALGWIIGLHHAHMIPKGLPGEGNILVFDNGGAAGYGAPNPGAPNGRMNAVRDYSRVVEFDPITLELVWEYSALKADGDRIRACRFYSRPWSSAQRLPNGNTLICEGAGGRLFEVTPELEIVWEFISPRETCYRAYRVPYEWIPQLDKPEEIAIAIKE from the coding sequence ATGGCATCACGCGTAACGGGTGTTCCCCGACCGGTTGGTATATCTGTTTACGAGCCCGATCGCAGCTGGAATGGATATACCGTCTATGCTGGCGGTGAGATAATTGACATGAACGGCAATCTGGTAAAGCATTTTGATTTATCACAACTGGGCAAAATAATGCCTGGGGGGTATATACTCGGTGACCGGCGCTACAACGGACCCCGCATGGAACGGGGGCGCGAACTCGTTCAGTTGGATTGGGATGGGAATGAAGTCTGGCACTACAATAAAACTGAGCAAATCGAAATTGATAAGAAAAAAATCTGGTCCGCCAAGCAACACCACGACTTTGAGCGCGAGGGCAGTCCAACCGGGTATTATGCGCCGGGGTTAGATCCCATCATAGAAGGCGGAAATACAATAGTGCTCGCAGCAAAAGAAGTTGAAAGACCACATATCGCACCCGGGGTTCTGCATGGCGATTGTATTTTGGAAGTAAATTGGAACGGCGACACCGTATGGGAATGGCAAAGCGTGGATCACTTTGATGAAATGGATTTCAGCGAAGAAGCAAAAAATGCGATTTACCGGGGAGGACGCGTCGGCGCAGATCCCTATGACTGGGTACATTCCAACAGTGTATCCTATCTGGGGCCAAACAAGTGGTATGATGCTGGCGACGAGCGATTTCATCCAGATAATTTTATTTGGGATGGACGACACACCAACACAATCGCAGTAATCAGCAAAGAAACTGGTAAAATCGCGTGGAAAGTCGGACCGGATTATTCACTGACATCCGAACTGCGGGCATTGGGCTGGATCATTGGACTGCATCACGCGCATATGATACCAAAAGGCTTGCCCGGTGAAGGAAATATCCTGGTATTCGACAATGGCGGTGCTGCTGGATATGGCGCACCGAATCCGGGTGCGCCCAACGGAAGGATGAACGCGGTAAGAGATTATTCTCGTGTGGTAGAATTTGATCCAATAACACTGGAACTCGTGTGGGAGTATTCCGCGCTCAAGGCGGATGGCGACCGGATCCGCGCCTGCCGTTTCTATAGCCGTCCGTGGAGTTCTGCACAGCGCTTGCCCAATGGCAACACACTGATCTGCGAAGGGGCAGGAGGTCGGCTTTTTGAAGTAACTCCCGAACTCGAAATTGTATGGGAATTTATCAGCCCTCGCGAAACGTGCTATCGCGCTTATCGCGTACCCTATGAGTGGATTCCGCAGTTGGACAAACCAGAGGAAATAGCTATCGCCATAAAAGAATAA
- the dgoD gene encoding galactonate dehydratase: MKITDLHVMRMGTPGQGGTNWTFVKIETDADIYGLGEASLQYKDEGLIAEFGAFKRYLIGKDPFEIERLWTSLYRRVTWSGGPVTTSAISAIDLALWDIKGKVLGVPVYELLGGKSHDKIRMYANGWPRKGNTPEGIFEGVKQVVDQGYTALKFYPFAGEQIAKIDRIEHGVALVEAAREAAGPQVEIGIDIRARLNIWSARRVAQALEPYNIAWMEEPILWDNPEALAQFAHEVRVPIATGEQLYTRWGFRSLLELNAVGIIQPDICHAGGITELKKIAAMAETYYVTVAPHNSNGPISTIASLHLDLCIHNSLMQEIFLSSIDLYNEVLTQPIEVIDGHCIPPEGPGWGVDLKEDILAKYPPKPFTPIESEPYVEF; the protein is encoded by the coding sequence ATGAAAATCACCGACCTGCATGTCATGCGTATGGGCACACCGGGACAGGGAGGAACAAACTGGACATTTGTAAAAATCGAAACCGACGCCGACATATACGGATTGGGCGAAGCCAGTCTGCAATACAAGGACGAAGGATTAATAGCGGAATTTGGAGCCTTCAAGCGATATTTAATCGGCAAAGACCCCTTTGAAATCGAACGACTATGGACATCTCTATATCGGCGCGTCACATGGTCTGGCGGACCCGTAACCACCAGTGCCATCAGCGCCATTGACCTCGCTCTATGGGACATCAAAGGCAAAGTACTCGGCGTACCCGTATATGAATTACTCGGCGGAAAATCCCACGACAAAATACGCATGTACGCCAACGGCTGGCCCAGAAAAGGAAACACCCCAGAAGGCATCTTCGAAGGCGTAAAACAGGTCGTAGATCAGGGCTATACAGCGTTAAAATTCTACCCCTTTGCCGGCGAACAAATAGCAAAAATCGACCGAATAGAACACGGCGTCGCACTCGTAGAAGCCGCACGAGAAGCCGCCGGACCGCAGGTCGAAATCGGAATTGACATACGCGCGCGATTAAACATCTGGAGCGCGCGCCGGGTCGCACAAGCACTCGAGCCATACAACATCGCCTGGATGGAAGAACCCATCTTGTGGGACAACCCCGAAGCCCTCGCGCAATTTGCCCATGAAGTGCGCGTACCCATTGCAACGGGCGAACAACTGTACACCCGCTGGGGATTCCGCTCATTATTAGAACTGAATGCCGTGGGCATCATCCAGCCGGACATCTGTCACGCGGGCGGCATCACCGAACTCAAAAAAATCGCGGCAATGGCCGAAACCTATTACGTAACCGTAGCCCCACACAACTCCAACGGACCGATCTCCACCATCGCCAGCCTGCATCTGGACCTCTGCATACACAACAGTTTAATGCAGGAAATATTCCTATCCTCCATCGACCTCTACAACGAAGTCCTCACACAGCCTATCGAAGTAATCGACGGCCATTGCATCCCACCCGAAGGACCCGGCTGGGGCGTAGATTTAAAAGAGGATATCCTGGCAAAATACCCCCCCAAACCATTTACACCCATAGAATCAGAGCCTTATGTAGAATTTTAA